A genomic stretch from Methylorubrum extorquens includes:
- the rpsD gene encoding 30S ribosomal protein S4 (Evidence 2a : Function from experimental evidences in other organisms; PubMedId : 11447122; Product type s : structure): MSKRVQAKHKLDRRMGQNIWGRPKSPVNRREYGPGQHGQRRKGKMSDFGTQLRAKQKLKGYYGNITEKQFRRYYAEAIRLRGDSGENLIGLLERRLDAVVYRSKFVATPFAARQFVNHGHIKVNGRRVNIPSYQVKAGDVIEVKEASRQLEIVVVASQLAERDVPDYIEVDHHKMTARVTRIPGLTEVPYPVQMEPNLVIEFYSR; the protein is encoded by the coding sequence ATGTCAAAACGCGTCCAGGCGAAGCACAAGCTCGATCGCCGCATGGGCCAGAACATCTGGGGCCGCCCGAAAAGCCCCGTGAACCGCCGCGAATACGGCCCCGGTCAGCACGGCCAGCGCCGCAAGGGCAAGATGAGCGACTTCGGCACGCAGCTGCGCGCCAAGCAGAAGCTCAAGGGCTACTACGGCAACATCACCGAGAAGCAGTTCCGCCGCTACTACGCCGAGGCGATCCGCCTGCGCGGTGACTCCGGCGAGAACCTGATCGGTCTGCTTGAGCGCCGCCTCGACGCCGTGGTGTACCGTTCGAAGTTCGTGGCGACCCCGTTCGCGGCGCGCCAGTTCGTCAACCACGGGCACATCAAGGTCAACGGCCGCCGGGTCAACATCCCGAGCTACCAGGTCAAGGCCGGCGACGTGATCGAGGTGAAGGAAGCCTCCCGCCAGCTCGAGATCGTGGTCGTGGCTTCGCAGCTCGCCGAGCGCGACGTGCCGGACTACATCGAGGTCGATCATCACAAGATGACCGCCCGCGTCACCCGGATCCCGGGCCTCACCGAGGTGCCCTACCCGGTGCAGATGGAACCGAACCTCGTCATCGAGTTCTACTCGCGCTAA
- the psd gene encoding phosphatidylserine decarboxylase (psd-like) (Evidence 2b : Function from indirect experimental evidences (e.g. phenotypes); Product type e : enzyme): protein MTDLIETIRRTLVPIHKEGYPFILIGIVLTVVLGYFSQFFGWIFLILTLWVCYFFRDPERVVPVGDGLIVSPADGRVNLISTVLPPAELDLSHEPMLRISVFMNVFDCHVNRVPVSGKIGQIHYTPGLFLNAELDKASEDNERNGLVMETTHRGQQVRIGVVQIAGLVARRIVGFVSAGESRQVGERFGLIRFGSRVDVYLPLGTRVLVGLGQKAVAGETVLADLGGGSERAFRRI, encoded by the coding sequence ATGACCGACCTCATCGAGACGATCCGCCGGACGCTCGTGCCGATCCACAAGGAGGGCTACCCCTTCATCCTGATCGGCATCGTGCTCACCGTGGTGCTCGGCTACTTCTCGCAGTTCTTCGGCTGGATCTTCCTGATCCTGACGCTCTGGGTCTGCTACTTCTTCCGCGATCCCGAGCGGGTGGTGCCGGTCGGCGACGGCCTCATCGTCTCCCCCGCGGACGGGCGCGTGAACCTGATCTCGACCGTGCTGCCGCCGGCCGAACTCGACCTCTCGCACGAGCCGATGCTGCGGATCTCGGTGTTCATGAACGTGTTCGACTGCCATGTGAACCGCGTGCCGGTCTCCGGCAAGATCGGGCAGATCCACTACACGCCGGGCCTGTTCCTCAACGCCGAGCTCGACAAGGCGAGCGAGGACAACGAGCGCAACGGCCTCGTCATGGAGACGACGCATCGCGGCCAGCAGGTGCGCATCGGCGTGGTGCAGATCGCCGGCCTCGTGGCCCGGCGCATCGTCGGCTTCGTCTCGGCCGGCGAGTCCCGCCAAGTCGGCGAGCGCTTCGGCCTCATCCGCTTCGGCTCGCGGGTCGATGTCTACCTGCCGCTCGGCACCCGCGTGCTCGTTGGCCTCGGCCAGAAGGCGGTGGCCGGCGAGACCGTGCTGGCCGACCTCGGTGGCGGCTCGGAGCGGGCCTTCCGCCGCATCTGA
- the pssA gene encoding phosphatidylserine synthase (pssA-like) (Evidence 2a : Function from experimental evidences in other organisms; PubMedId : 14996797; Product type e : enzyme), whose amino-acid sequence MDDLFPPFAPDPNDRPRRFRPVPFRMIAPNMITLLALCLGLTAIRLAFEGRFEPAVIAVIVAAVLDGIDGRVARLLKGTSRFGAELDSLSDFVNFGCAPALILYSFTLHNLKSVGWIVALVFAIAMCLRLARFNAMLDDPNRPEWKKDYFVGMPAPAGAITGMLPLYLHFLGLDFSAWGRPVILVYVLAIALLVVSTVPTFSGKTWGKRVPRDLVVPIFLVVVVGFGLVISFPFEAMAAVSLAYLAGLPFGAAQYRKRLKQEAARMTAASTAEHPASPGA is encoded by the coding sequence ATGGACGATCTGTTCCCGCCCTTCGCGCCGGACCCGAACGATCGGCCGCGCCGGTTCCGGCCGGTGCCGTTCCGGATGATCGCGCCGAACATGATCACCCTGCTCGCGCTCTGCCTCGGGCTGACCGCGATCCGGCTGGCCTTCGAGGGCCGGTTCGAGCCGGCGGTGATCGCGGTGATCGTCGCCGCCGTCCTCGACGGGATCGACGGCCGCGTGGCGCGCCTGCTCAAGGGCACGTCGCGCTTCGGCGCCGAACTCGACTCGCTCTCCGACTTCGTCAATTTCGGCTGTGCCCCGGCGCTGATCCTCTACAGCTTTACCCTGCACAACCTGAAATCCGTCGGCTGGATCGTCGCCCTGGTCTTCGCCATCGCCATGTGCCTGCGGCTCGCGCGCTTCAATGCGATGCTCGACGATCCCAACCGCCCGGAATGGAAGAAGGACTACTTCGTCGGGATGCCGGCGCCGGCCGGCGCCATCACCGGCATGCTACCGCTCTACCTGCACTTCCTCGGCCTCGACTTCAGTGCCTGGGGCCGGCCGGTCATCCTCGTCTATGTGCTCGCCATCGCGCTCCTCGTCGTCTCCACTGTGCCGACCTTCTCGGGTAAGACCTGGGGCAAGCGCGTGCCGCGCGACCTCGTGGTGCCGATCTTCCTCGTCGTGGTGGTCGGCTTCGGCCTCGTGATCAGCTTCCCGTTCGAGGCGATGGCGGCGGTGAGCCTGGCCTATCTCGCGGGCCTTCCCTTCGGCGCCGCGCAGTACCGCAAGCGCCTGAAGCAGGAGGCGGCGCGCATGACTGCCGCCTCGACGGCGGAGCATCCGGCGTCGCCGGGGGCGTAA
- a CDS encoding putative oxidoreductase, 2-nitropropane dioxygenase family (Evidence 3 : Putative function from multiple computational evidences; PubMedId : 7813473; Product type e : enzyme) gives MTGETDFVRQIGIVHPIIQAPMVGPKAPLAAAVSGAGGLGSLACAALTPDQIRAEVAAIRAVTEAPFNLNFFCHEPPAPDPSREAAWRAALAPYYAAFGLDSAAPVTMANRAPFDAAMAEVVEELRPAVVSFHFGLPAEPLLRRVRDAGCLIWSSATTVREARWLAERGVDAVIAQGAEAGGHRGMFLTDATASQVGTVALVPQIADAVGVSVIAAGGIADPRGVAAAFALGASAVQVGTAYLRCPEAGISAPYRAALAAARDEDTALTNLLTGRPARGLLTRAVRELGPVSSLAPAFPGAAVALQPLRTAAEAAGSGDFSPLWSGQAVSLSQERPAAELTRLLASGVPS, from the coding sequence GTGACAGGTGAGACGGATTTCGTCCGGCAGATCGGGATCGTGCATCCGATCATCCAAGCTCCCATGGTCGGCCCGAAGGCGCCGCTCGCCGCTGCCGTTAGCGGGGCGGGCGGGCTCGGCTCCCTTGCCTGCGCCGCGCTCACGCCCGATCAGATCCGTGCCGAGGTGGCCGCGATCCGGGCTGTGACGGAGGCGCCGTTCAACCTGAACTTTTTCTGCCACGAGCCGCCCGCACCCGACCCGTCGCGCGAGGCCGCGTGGCGGGCCGCCCTCGCACCCTACTACGCGGCGTTCGGGCTCGACTCGGCGGCGCCCGTGACGATGGCGAACCGCGCGCCCTTCGACGCCGCGATGGCCGAGGTGGTGGAAGAGCTGCGCCCGGCCGTCGTCAGCTTTCATTTCGGCCTGCCGGCGGAGCCGCTGCTGCGGCGGGTGCGGGACGCCGGCTGCCTGATCTGGTCCTCGGCCACCACCGTGCGCGAGGCACGCTGGCTCGCCGAACGCGGCGTCGATGCAGTGATCGCGCAAGGGGCAGAGGCCGGCGGCCACCGCGGTATGTTCCTCACCGACGCGACCGCCTCGCAGGTCGGCACCGTCGCCCTCGTGCCGCAGATCGCCGACGCCGTGGGTGTCTCGGTGATCGCGGCGGGCGGGATCGCCGATCCCCGCGGCGTCGCGGCGGCCTTCGCGCTGGGCGCCAGCGCCGTGCAGGTCGGCACCGCCTATCTACGCTGCCCCGAGGCCGGCATTTCCGCGCCCTATCGTGCGGCGCTGGCGGCGGCCCGCGACGAGGACACGGCGCTCACCAACTTGCTGACCGGGCGCCCGGCCCGCGGCCTGCTCACCCGTGCCGTGCGCGAGCTCGGACCCGTCAGCTCGCTCGCTCCGGCCTTTCCCGGCGCGGCGGTGGCGCTCCAGCCCCTGCGCACGGCCGCGGAGGCGGCGGGCTCAGGCGACTTCTCGCCGCTCTGGTCCGGGCAGGCGGTCAGCCTCTCGCAGGAGCGGCCGGCGGCGGAACTGACCCGCCTGCTGGCGAGCGGCGTGCCGAGCTAG
- a CDS encoding putative ABC transporter, fused ATPase and permease domains (Evidence 3 : Putative function from multiple computational evidences; Product type t : transporter), whose amino-acid sequence MRLATAAWRRKISSNLIMANAPVPAGEGASAPLERPGLLTTYRRLWPYLWPHGRVDLQRRVFLAFGLLFVAKAATMVMPFTFKWATDALVAAIGSKDGAGEAAAAAVPAGLLSAPFLLIALYGLSRIAMAGLTQVRDGLFAKVAMHAVRKLALQTFEHMHRLSLRFHLERKTGGLTRVLERGRSGIEELSRLMVLTLVPTIVELVLVLGILAYEFDWLYSVVVAAMIASYLGFTWKATDWRIGIRRRMNNSDTEANSKAVDSLLNFETVKYFGAERRETARYDASMERYEKASTQTYVSLAVLNAGQAVIFTVGMTAVMLLAARDIMAGNTTIGGFVLVNTMLIQLSMPLNFMGMIYREIKQALIDIDDMFLILHRNPEIADRAGAAPLKVEAGTVRFEDVRFAYIPERPILRGVSFEVPAGKTVAIVGPSGAGKSTLSRLLFRFYEPGAGRITIDGQDITAVRQDSLRAAIGMVPQDTVLFNDTIGYNIRYGRWDATEAEVREAARLAQIDRFIESLPEGYDTPVGERGLKLSGGEKQRVAIARTILKGPPILVLDEATSALDSFTERDIQTALDRVSQGRTTLVIAHRLSTVINADEILVLDQGRVVERGNHAELLARGGVYAALWNRQREADAAREALKRAEDERLLLEEARRSEPEAVH is encoded by the coding sequence ATGCGCCTCGCGACGGCCGCCTGGCGCCGAAAGATCTCTTCGAACCTCATCATGGCAAATGCACCCGTGCCGGCGGGGGAGGGCGCGTCTGCGCCCCTCGAACGCCCTGGCCTCCTGACGACCTATCGCCGGCTTTGGCCCTATCTCTGGCCACACGGCCGCGTCGATCTTCAGCGCCGGGTCTTCCTCGCCTTCGGCCTCCTGTTCGTCGCCAAGGCCGCGACGATGGTGATGCCCTTCACCTTCAAATGGGCCACCGACGCGCTGGTGGCGGCCATCGGCTCCAAGGACGGCGCCGGCGAGGCCGCTGCCGCTGCGGTGCCGGCCGGGCTCCTCTCGGCGCCCTTCCTGCTGATTGCGCTCTACGGCCTGTCGCGGATTGCCATGGCCGGGCTGACGCAGGTTCGCGACGGGTTGTTCGCCAAGGTCGCGATGCATGCCGTGCGCAAGCTCGCGCTTCAGACCTTCGAGCACATGCATCGCCTGTCCCTTCGCTTCCACCTCGAGCGCAAGACCGGCGGCCTCACCCGCGTGCTGGAACGCGGCCGCTCCGGCATCGAGGAATTGTCGCGCCTGATGGTGCTGACGCTGGTGCCGACCATCGTCGAACTGGTCCTCGTGCTCGGCATCCTCGCCTACGAGTTCGACTGGCTCTACTCGGTGGTCGTGGCGGCGATGATCGCCAGCTATCTCGGCTTCACCTGGAAGGCGACCGACTGGCGCATCGGCATCCGCCGCCGGATGAACAACTCGGACACCGAGGCCAACTCGAAGGCGGTCGATTCGCTGCTCAACTTCGAAACGGTGAAGTATTTCGGTGCCGAACGGCGCGAGACCGCCCGCTACGACGCGTCGATGGAACGCTACGAGAAGGCCTCGACGCAGACCTACGTCTCGCTCGCCGTGCTCAATGCCGGCCAAGCCGTGATCTTCACCGTCGGCATGACGGCGGTGATGCTCCTCGCCGCCCGCGACATCATGGCGGGCAACACCACCATCGGCGGCTTCGTGCTCGTCAACACGATGCTGATTCAGCTCTCGATGCCCCTGAACTTCATGGGCATGATCTACCGCGAGATCAAACAGGCGCTGATCGACATCGACGACATGTTCCTGATCCTCCACCGCAACCCGGAGATCGCCGACCGCGCGGGCGCGGCCCCGCTCAAGGTCGAGGCCGGGACGGTGCGCTTCGAGGACGTGCGCTTTGCCTACATCCCGGAGCGGCCGATCCTGCGCGGCGTCTCGTTCGAGGTGCCGGCCGGGAAGACCGTGGCCATCGTCGGCCCCTCGGGGGCGGGCAAATCCACGCTGTCGCGCCTGCTCTTCCGCTTTTACGAGCCGGGGGCGGGCCGCATCACCATCGACGGCCAGGACATCACCGCCGTCCGCCAGGATTCGCTGCGTGCGGCGATCGGCATGGTCCCGCAGGACACGGTGCTGTTCAACGACACGATCGGCTACAACATCCGCTACGGCCGCTGGGACGCGACCGAGGCCGAGGTGCGGGAGGCCGCCCGCCTCGCCCAGATCGACCGCTTCATCGAGAGCCTGCCGGAGGGCTACGACACGCCGGTGGGCGAGCGCGGGCTCAAGCTCTCGGGCGGCGAGAAGCAGCGCGTGGCGATCGCCCGCACCATCCTGAAGGGGCCGCCGATCCTCGTGCTCGACGAGGCCACCTCGGCGCTCGACTCGTTCACCGAACGTGACATCCAGACGGCCCTCGACCGGGTCAGCCAGGGCCGCACCACGTTGGTCATCGCGCACCGCCTCTCCACGGTCATCAACGCCGACGAGATCCTCGTGCTCGACCAGGGCCGCGTGGTCGAGCGCGGCAATCACGCCGAATTGCTCGCCCGCGGGGGCGTCTACGCCGCGCTCTGGAACCGCCAGCGCGAGGCGGATGCCGCCCGTGAGGCGCTCAAGCGGGCCGAGGACGAGCGCCTGCTGCTGGAAGAGGCGCGGCGCTCGGAGCCGGAAGCCGTGCACTAA